AGATTTGCACTGGCACAGTTTGAGGAGTCTTCATTATCCATGAGGATATTGAAACCTCATCTTGGCTCCTGCATTACACCTACTTGACATGGTTTAGCCCCAGCCAGCAATTAAAGCCCACACAGCCACTCTCTCACTCCTCCCAGGTGGGATGggagagaaaactggaaaagtgAGAtaactcatgggttgagataaagcaAAAGCTTCACACAcaacaaacaagcaaataaGGAATTCATTTaccacttcccatgggcaggcaggtgttcagcaaTCTTGaggaaagcagggctctggcatgCCCAACaatgacttgggaagacaaacaccatcactctgaAAGTCCTCCCCTTCATTCTTCTTCCCCCAGCTTTATATGCAGGTATGGAATGTCCCTTGGATCACtgggggtcagctgtcctggctgtccccaccCAGCTTCTTGTGAGCCCTCAGTCCATTTGCTGGTGGGACGGTGAGAGGCAGAGATGGCCTTGATTCTGCTCAGCAATAATGAAAACATCCCTGAATTACTAACACTATTTCCATCAAAAATCTACAAAACCACAGCCATATCTGAGCTACTCTGATGAAAATAAATTCTTAACCCAGCCAACAGCAGCAAGCTCCTTTAAATTTTGTATTACAAATTTGGAAGACACAAAATGGTGGGAAAGTGTCTCCATTACATTTCAGTTTGTGCAGTGATGTGCAGAACAAGAGCAAGCATTACTGGTGAATTAGTTGGATAGACGACTTGGCCACACTTCAGTCTCTTTGGAGTGCCTTGAAATGATGACAAAAGGAGCGATATAAAGAATCAGTATCACAAATACCTGTATTAAACATTGCAAATGCTAGCAGTATCTGGTGTTCTGTTCTGTGAAAATTTCACCTCCATGCCCCTCTAGATAGGAAAAGAAATTACTCCTGGTAGTTTTTACCctaaaaattaattcctcagagTGACTGATCAGTATTCTTGCCTAGGTCATGGGGTCTGGCTGATGTACACAGGGTGTAGCTCTTCATAATCTGGaacccctgctctgcagcacgcTAGTTGTGTCACACGGTTCTGTAGTGCACCTCCATGTTGTCTGCCTGTGTGAGCAGTCATATTGGCCTGGAGAAAGAGCTTTGTTGATCCCACTGTCTCTGTTGCTCTCAGTGAGGTATGGCAGCTTCACACCAACGGAGGGAGCAACCACATGCTGGTGATTGTCCCCAGGCCGGGTGCTGTCCCCACCCAGGACAGCAGGCCAGCACAAACACTACTGTGCTGGAGAGGCTGGGCTGGTCGTTGGCTGGCCAAAGTCTTAAGCAATTCTGATGGGTTTTTTTCGGCACCTCTTGCTCTCTTAGCAGCAGAACCCAAGAAACTGCACTGAGTTTCCTTTTGTGTACCTCCTGGACAAGCCTCATGTTcaaagctgtgctggtgacaATCAGATTCATCATCATCTGTCATCAGTTGCACATTGCCAGGCTCTCCCAGCAGTCTCAGAGTCTCATCCTAGGCTGtaggctgaaaaaaaaatccttgaccAAAGTAGGTCAGCAAACCATGCCTGGCCTCGAGCAACAGCTTCAATCAGGGACAGCAAATTTCTCACTATTGCTCCTAAGAATTTTCTTCAAAAGTGATACTTTTCTTTCAAATGGGAAAGAGCTTTACAGACGTAGATGGCAATGACAGCTCCCTGAACCTTGGATCCTCTGCCAGTACTTTACAGAAAAGGTGTTCTGATGAGAGAGAattgttgccttctgatacaaggcaagGCGACCTGGTTCTGAggaacagcacggcgacccaaaactctccagggtcgctcgggccaatgaagcacgcagacaccaatgtggtggacggtcaaaaggtgtttattatctcttctcgtggggttttatagtctaaggggttCTCTACGTCAGAGGGGGTCTGCCTTTactatctatggttagtaaggagtggaaagttactgggtgtggaatggaaagttactggcactACTGTtaagggggctacattcctaggATAATTTCTTATCTTAGGGGAAAAGAGGGTCCTGCCTTTCCGTTACATCACGTGATCTTCTGACCGCCTGTCCCTATCTACCACATCTCCCCCcacctttttcacaaatgaatgaagTAGTCATATACATAGgcactgaaatgaggtataaggttgtagttcGACAAGGGAAAGGGGTTTGGTAAACCTGAGTAAGTTTTTGCCAGACAAGTTTAGGACTTGTGACTAGCaagcagtgttccctggttgaaTTCACAGCAATTGTCGCCGGCctatgaacaggatgttggcccgttcTAGGTGGGCCTGAACGAATTAGACCAGCTTGCTCAGCAGGCATGGTCTGAAGGTAACtgctagaagcagcaatgccaatggacctattagggtagaaatcagagtggttagccatggtgattgattgaaccaggactcgaaccaACCCTGtctttctgcctctgagccagtctgtttcggaGTTCCGCCATGGAGTCTCTTACGACTCCTATGTGGTccgcatagaagcagcactcctctctcaaggcggcacacaggcctccttgctgcatgaacaggaggtccagacctcgcctgttctgcaagaccacttccgagagtgaggagactgacttctctagaaaggagatggatttcttgatcctttgcaggtcctcatcgatggtcgtttgcagctgggacagtccttggtgctgtgtcgctagggctgagacacctgtggccattcctgctgctcctaaaccgagcaacatcgcgatagttacacctgttattatttctcttttgtggagccggctgggttcctcaaaaaggtggtacacttcttcATCTGAGTGATACAGGAcgctaggaacaatcagaacttggacacaaaagtcgttagagtcatcgAATTTGGCAAggaacacacagggactcactccagatcgctggcaaacccacatcccaggtgcagatgggactacccacttattgtttttcctgttgggCTTGACtactttggtgcagacgttgcctctccacctagctagggttgcattgccaaagcatctgccctggcctgtgacttgactcagggtgattcctttgcgagggctatcccatctgcactggtgaggggcatcagttgtggagtaactgaagggagtgtttaaagcgacTCCTTCGTAAAAGGGGGGTTTGACATCGTAACAAggccagcaggattcggttaggttagggttggattcgtTCAGGGATacaaaggtagcttctaacatacgaaggattgggtctgagtccgaCCCGGCTGAACGGCCTATCTGAAAGGTTTCCGCATGGCCAGTCGGGACATTGCTGACCCCTGTGGGTAAGGTTTTGGGATAGGTTGCGTTTCTCCCTTTCagcacgcttttaatcactttgttggGTCCGACTGCTCGGGGTGCCAACGGTTGGAGCCTGATAATTCGCACATTCACCCTCTCttttgacccttgaaggacTACTGTCCACGTTCTGCCTATGGCTCAACTAGGGTGTTCTGGGTGCATGACTGTCATGTTGTAGCCAGTGCATTTCCGAATTTTTGGGACTTTATGGCGATTTCGAtaaaagcttccctggaggaagactggtgttttgcagccgctgggtgcccaggtgaactgtaagaatttgtcggGCTCTTGTGGATCCCACCCAGGCCCTGATGGCCAGGCATCTGTAACTATGGTTTCGCAGCCTCAGTACCCACAATATCCCCACCCTGGGTGTttgcagtagctttttcctgggtttgaggctgggcaccagtaggataggtacatgtgtgtggcgtgtggggaattggggtctaccTTTGGTTGTCCTGGAAACAGGTCGGTGATGCGGAGCACGAAGGATGGGGTGTTCGGTGTGGTGATTTCTTTGAGCACCTTGTCACTACTAAGGTGTCGCATGACCCACCTGAATGGTCGATGGGGGTAGTGGTCTGGGCTGGCTTGCCCTCTGGCAACAagccccaacagcaaaatcacacagaaacacctTTGATGCTTGGGTCTCACCCGTGCGGATCTCTCGGGCGCTGCCTGGCAGCTTGGTGGTCTGTCTCTTTCCTCTGGAATGGAAATGTACGCGTCACGAGGATGTCCCACAAGcatgtcctgtaaacagaaactcGCAATTCTCGTCAGTCTCATTCTGCTCGTTATGAAGGCCAGGCTTGATTGACTTAAGTGGACACCACCTAATTTTGCCgtcctttttgacagctgcGTACCCTCTCCCTGTGAgcatcagcctccagccccgttcccattcGCCTAGCTCATTTCTAATTACAACCTGCGGGCCCTCCTCTAGCGCTCGGTTGGCCCAGTGTTTTTGAACGGGACTGTTTGTTTCATCTCCCCTAGGGAATTGATTCAGTGCTACCAAAGCGGTTGCCAACATACGTGCCTGATCTCCTGGGGGAATGGAATTGGCAAAGCCCTCTGCTTTCGCCAACAATTCTATGACGAAGGAAGGAGACCATGACATCAGTTGATCATCACAAGCCCAATTTTATTGCTCAGtacggcgggttaaatacagttcataatgaacttcatgcatattgcaaaagttgagctcaggattggttagttacatatcagcagctacacctacttctgcattcctatggttctacttttgatactttctacatattctcaggagatattcaggaataatctctactccctatcctcatgttgcagcaaggtcactgattgctaattgctgacatctcctttcagcttgctgactgctgacttCCCCCTCTTagcttaaccagcggcattatgtcagtatggcctttctcagctaaccaactattagtaaagctctccacatttcccctgTTTTCTTCTTGAGCAAGGAGATTAgtttgccaggtttttgctattgtacggctgaccatgttttgaatacaattaaagatACAAGGCATAataagcaaaaacagtaaaattacacccagcagtcctatagcatagatcacaaggttcctcagccatggcccaagtcctaagcttttaagccattcgtcaattcctaaaccttcttcttccttgagattgtgaagtccctgttgcagttcttttatcttagtgtgaatggacaccgaatgatcagacagattcatgcaacacattccctgaaactcttcacatccatgtccttgggctaaaagcaaaaaatctacagcagctctattttgcaaaacagcatggttaacactctgcacatctgcggttagcatgtctagaatttgtgatgtcttgttcagctcatcctttgcccagcaccctaattgctttgctaaattcatagccttattggcagatcctcccggcaagatagttgaaacaaccacctgtttgaatgtgccccaaaactgtggatctcctatggagctgcagtctaagtcatgtatgctacgtctctttctgtttgaattttgactcagctgcattagcaaggacacattagggTGAAACAGtgacaattttcccaaataacagggtccaccctgtggtctagctggtatACCATTCCACGCCGtctccacaaattaaaaatattcctgtgggtaatttcattggtgccgtgatttttgtgctgttacatttactgtaatgctgcggagTGATTccactcacattcaggaatgaatctagggtggcccatgtttctttCGGTCGGTTTGAAAATTCGaagctaaaccatccaccagttgtagtgttagacaaactggcgtttgtactgccaaaaagATCCAATTCCTCAGGAGAAGAATGCAAAGAGGTATTGAGTGATTGGATCAGTAAACATTGACGATAGCCATCACTCTGACCTGCAGTATATCCTTGTTGCCCTGGCAGTTTGATGTTTGATATGCTAGGCATACATAAGGTTCGATTTTTTATCAAGctgcaaaattctccaggagACCACACCGGAAGTCCCACCAGGCATGTTCGAAATGGGTTAGTGACTCCTCCAAGACTAAGACAAAGCGATGATTGGTTAATTTGATTAGCAAGCGTTACCCATAAATTTTCTCTTGGCTGACTAAAACGTGTTATTTCTACTGCTTCACTTACTACAGCATTGAGCAATATAACAAGAACAAacctcatttttccttctgcttgctttgtttttcctttcttcgcTGTCTTTTCCCTGGTTTGCTAGATTGTCTATTGTAAGGCTGAATCAATTTTTGAATACACTGATCTAATTCTAAATCAGCATCTTTGATTACAGGTATAGCATAAGATAAGTTTGAAGGCAAATCAGCTTTACAGCGAGCTGCTATGATGCGTGAGACTTTagtaatttcaaatattttaagtgtttcCTGTAACTTCCACCTAAGATATGCTATAATTGCTTGTTCTGCACTCTCAAAAAGCTGtaatcctgtctgtcctggcaggccAGTACTTTGTTCAAGAGCTCTAACCCAGATAAAATTTCTAATCCACTTTCCAAAACAAGGTATACACCATAAATATCCTATTGACCTTTGTGAATACCAATAAACCTGATTACAATCTGCACAATGCAAAGCTACCCATGCATAGCACTTATCATCATCCCTTTTGCAAACATAACAAGGAAGTGAATGTAAGTAAGGACCAGTATAAAAGTCTGTCTCTTCAATCCAATGCAACCAATTCAATGGTGGTGATTGCAAAGCCTCTTTAGCTTTTTTACTATATGAAGCTAATAGCTCAAGGTCTTTCTTTAACACAAGACGTATTTTATTTCGCAATCGTAGTTCTTGTTAGTTATCTTCCTCAACAACTATATCCTCCCGAGGGTCCCACAACTGTAAAGGTGTCCTAATCatagaaaattaattagcaATCACCAATAGCCTTATTTACACGAGGTCGTtcccttttttgccttccttttcttatcTATCTTCAATCTTGCTGCTCCTACTTCTGCTGGTCCTGCCACTTGCAAACTCAATTTTTGCAACTTTTCAATGCAGCAGTCTAGTGCCCTTTCAGGATTTCCCTTGAAGGGCCCTACAATTGAGCGCTGTGTTAAAGGTACTACTTTCCTACACCTTACAGAGACTATGCGTGATTTACTTTGAACCTTAATTCTATTCACGACACATTGTACTTCCCATCGATAATAAGCAAGAATTTTCTGTTCAGGAGACTCATAAAGACTTAGAGCTATATACGCATTTTGCCCTGTTTGTCTCCTTAATTCATCTTGCCAACTTTTACCCCACCGGTGCTCGTGTTCACAAGTGTGACACCACAAATCCCACAATAATGATTGTTCTAACCAAAAAGTTCTATCACAACCCCCACAACGTAGGGCTATCCAGGCAGCACAATGTGGATCGTGACAGTCAAGGCAATGTTCCTTTGCTGGATTTGTTAAACAAAAAGTTGATAATGAGTCAATAAAACCAATCAGCTCCTGGGTTGTCCAACAGTAGTGTGTCAGTGCTCTGTCCACCGCTTTTGAGTATCCCTTCAGCTGTAGCAGTAGCGGTTGTAGGACCAGAAGCAGTTTCTTCCCCAGTcgctccttgtcctcctccgTGAGGCGGTCCACCAaaggctgcatcaaaagcaggtttagtccacttagcaggcacccacagaggccctgtaGGTGAGATGTccattcaaatcttttatctggttctccacgatttattgctggtaaagtaaaagcaaatctcttcaTATCATTAGGATGCAGGCCAATggtgaaaaaacaatcctttagGTCAATAATTAAGAGTGGCCAGTGTTCTGGAATCATAGCTGGATTTGGAAGACCAGGCTGTAAGGCCCCCATAGGTTCCATTTGGTCATTTACAGCCCTCAAATCATGTATTAAAcgatatttccctgatttctttttgatcacaaaaataggtgtattccaAGGGCTCGTGGAAAGTtttaaatgtccctttgaatattgttcctcTACCAATTCATGAGCATGCTTAAGGCTTTTCCCTTTTagtggccattgcttaaccatcgGCAGTGTATCCGTcttccaggtgagtggaatggggaaagtccaagcaatggcaattaccccaaagggtgctgattagttaacaccactcccaattgtgttaaaatgtcccttccaagtaaacaggagactgtaggaggcagttgcacaattgaaaacacagcagatatttgttgatcctcaatgcacacagacaaagaaggtgatctgcttgccaatgtaaatcctcctactcctgtgagcatgtttgctgatgggaatagaggccaatgttgtggccatgcttctggagaaataatgctggtatctgctcctgtatccaataatccataaagggttatgctttCATGCCCATAAGTAATTTCAACTTTTTGTTTTGGTCtattttgtaaatccacagttaaaagtgtaacaccagtagagccaaaacctttttcatcccgTGTTTGCccagtaaatggttgtattcccgatgtcatttgtgatagtggtaCCAATTGTGCAATGCGTTgtccttttgttattttaattggaggataaagggtgtaagccatgatttgtatttcccctgtaaagtctgcatcaatatctccaggcaaaacaaataatcccaacatagttgtaaaagagcgtcctaataataatgctccacatgtttgtccatttaatataagaggaccttttactccagttggtattttCTCAGGCCGATTCGTCATTAGTGTGACGTCTACTGCTGCTGATAAGTCCAAACCgaggctccctgttgttgcaggttgcagacaggaggtggcagcaatgtTGCAGCAGCTGGTGTCTCCGATGTCACGGTGgcaacttgtgtctgggcgcggTCCCCGTGAAGCGTGCTCCGCTGATGGTTTCCCGACCGGCACCTACAAGCCGtagtgttgtgggagctggatcggcagtgTTGACACCAAATGCCAGTCGCTCGGCAAGCTCGGCGTGTGTGTCCCTCATTGCCGCACCAGTAACACTTGATAAATGGCTTTGAACCTCCTTTGCGTGAATGCCAGTGAGCCACTTCagagaggagcaagagcagctaacacctgattctgagcagctaacacctgattctgattagactctgcctgcttttgtaaccccaatcctaatTCCTTTAGAGCTTCTATTATGAATGCCTGCGAAGCCGTTGGCATTAACgccattcgctctaatgcttcctcaatggtccaatttgctcctAAAGTAGTTAAcactctttgggttgctggattactattttgcaaggcacactgcttcaatagCGCCCCCTTAAGATAGTCTGCAACACCGGCCTGATCTATAGCAGTAGCTACCCTGtcgataaaatttccaaatgattcttctctacCTTGCTTAATGCCCATATAAGCTGGTAAtcctcctggctctttaaccatatctattGCTGTACGCACTAATCGCATAGCCTCTCTAAGTTTATCCGGTCCCgatatcatctgtgcctctgtacgcaAATATGCCCCTAAGCCCATGAGCTCATCCACTGTTACCCCATGTAATGGGTCTCCCTGGGCTcgttgtacagcaactgatTCGTTTACTAAcgcttgccaatgtgcattaaacaataactgctgatgttgagtgaatattaaacgcactattcctcttaaatcatttgggcataaaatctgagtattaaaaagataatctaacatttgcttaacaggttcactttttactCCAAACTGACTAACCATGGAACGTAGCTGGGTTAACAACTTCTAATCTAAGGGAGAATATGCTGCTATATTATGCGTAAGGTTCCCCTGTGCATCATACTGTGGTGTGTATGTAACCGGACATGCAAGGCTAGAAGCTATTTCCACTGCCTCGCCATCCCCCATTTGCATTACTTCTTTTGCTACAGCAGCTCAAGCCTCCCTCCTTTGattagccatttccccccatagatcacggtgtgcccctgggatgggagctggctctttggcGGTGCTATGCTGCCAGCTTTTCGGTGCAGACACCGAGTTTTCGCACGGGGAAAGCGGtgaagcagaggctggctcgcgCGGGGAAAGCggcccccccgctggagctgtaaccggagccAACCTGCTTGGGggtagcggcggaggcaaagctggcggcagaggcagagctggcttgctcccacccccaccatccgacccgcctgaagccggcggcggaggcaaagctggtttgCTCTTACCTCCCCCATCCGATTTGCCTTCCCCCTCTGACCAGGGAGGTGCTGACGGTTCCACTATGTCTATAGGCAATCCTCCacaccactatgctggggactcttaggcataagtatcttaGTTACAGAAGTGCTAAGGGATCATCCTCATgaccatatcctatattcctcttatgagcttctattgccctttctgctgcctttctctcagagacctgctgaagtaACGCATTATACACCACCCGCCATAACTTCCCGAATTTTTCAGCTGACTTATCACCATCTAACATTGTATCCAACACTATTTCCCCAAACTTTTTCCACTCTGATAGCTCATGAACTGTGTGCGGGTTACTAAATATACCTTTAGCATGGCCGTAAGCTAATaaccccggtaattccttttttatatCTATCTCTTTTACTCCTCGCctttctaaatatgaggagaagAGATCGtatgccgcttgcctatccatacctattaATCAGCACGCGCTgttgcagctctccaggctcctgcGGCACGTAGATGGCTTGAGTCACCATTGTGATCCTTAAGGGTGCTTTTATGATCCGGCACCGTCCCGGCTGCAAGGACCCTCACCCAACTTCCTCGACCGTGGcgagttccctttttctttttaatctgagaaaaaaggacagaggtTCAACGTTGCCACATCGTTGCCTGCAGCGGTGCCCGCAGCgttgcccgcattctccaccatttgaCGAAGGAAGGAGACCATGACATCAATTGATCATCACAAGCCCAATTTTATTGCTCAGtacggcgggttaa
This region of Zonotrichia albicollis isolate bZonAlb1 chromosome 4, bZonAlb1.hap1, whole genome shotgun sequence genomic DNA includes:
- the LOC141728785 gene encoding uncharacterized protein LOC141728785 codes for the protein MVKQWPLKGKSLKHAHELVEEQYSKGHLKLSTSPWNTPIFVIKKKSGKYRLIHDLRAVNDQMEPMGALQPGLPNPAMIPEHWPLLIIDLKDCFFTIGLHPNDMKRFAFTLPAINRGEPDKRFEWTSHLQGLCGCLLSGLNLLLMQPLVDRLTEEDKERLGKKLLLVLQPLLLQLKGYSKAVDRALTHYCWTTQELIGFIDSLSTFCLTNPAKEHCLDCHDPHCAAWIALRCGGCDRTFWLEQSLLWDLWCHTCEHEHRWGKSWQDELRRQTGQNAYIALSLYESPEQKILAYYRWEVQCVVNRIKVQSKSRIVSVRCRKVVPLTQRSIVGPFKGNPERALDCCIEKLQKLSLQVAGPAEVGAARLKIDKKRKAKKGTTSCK